In Salinarimonas sp., a genomic segment contains:
- a CDS encoding MFS transporter: protein MIQVFAGVWALLLGIVLIMLGNGMHFTLIGLRGGIENFSAAELAIVTSGYFVGFLSGARYTPLLIRRVGHVRVFAALGSFMSAGLISFPLLPEPWAWTILRLLIGFCMSGIYVAAESWLNNAATNETRGKLLSAYMIAQTLGIIGAQGILTLGDAGTAVLFIGASILVSISFAPILLSVAPAPVVEVTRPMGLRALFAGSPLGTVGIFLLGTVYATQSGMGAVFGTQIGMTASQIALFIAMLFAGALVLQYPIGWLSDQVDRRKLVFASACVGAAACALGYATGGALGPLMAAAFLAGGVTTPLYALLLAYTNDYLSTEDMPAASGGLVFTFGLGAIVGPLATGWAMQALDPFAFWLVLGATFVAIAVYALYRMTQRAIVPVDETQSYLGVVPTASPVAVEAASAWAVEQAEAESRQETEESEGEIEKAEAERKREAEPHPQK from the coding sequence ATGATTCAGGTCTTCGCCGGCGTCTGGGCCCTGCTTCTGGGCATCGTGCTGATCATGCTGGGCAACGGCATGCACTTCACGCTGATCGGCCTGCGCGGCGGGATCGAGAACTTTTCGGCCGCCGAGCTGGCGATCGTCACCTCCGGCTATTTCGTCGGCTTCCTGTCGGGTGCGCGCTATACGCCGCTCCTGATCCGGCGGGTCGGGCACGTGCGCGTCTTCGCGGCGCTCGGCAGCTTCATGTCCGCCGGCCTGATCTCGTTTCCGCTCCTGCCCGAGCCCTGGGCGTGGACCATCCTGCGCCTCCTCATCGGCTTCTGCATGTCGGGCATCTACGTCGCGGCGGAGAGCTGGCTCAACAACGCCGCCACCAACGAGACCCGCGGCAAGCTCCTGTCGGCCTACATGATCGCGCAGACGCTCGGCATCATCGGCGCGCAGGGTATCCTGACGCTCGGCGATGCGGGCACGGCGGTGCTGTTCATCGGCGCCTCGATCCTGGTGTCGATCTCGTTCGCGCCGATCCTCCTCTCCGTCGCCCCGGCGCCGGTGGTGGAGGTGACCCGGCCCATGGGCCTGCGCGCGCTGTTCGCCGGCTCGCCCCTCGGCACCGTCGGCATCTTCCTGCTCGGCACCGTCTACGCGACGCAGTCCGGCATGGGCGCCGTCTTCGGCACGCAGATCGGGATGACGGCCTCGCAGATCGCGTTGTTCATCGCCATGCTGTTCGCGGGCGCGCTCGTCTTGCAATACCCGATCGGTTGGCTCTCGGACCAGGTGGACCGGCGCAAGCTGGTCTTCGCCTCGGCCTGCGTCGGCGCGGCGGCCTGCGCGCTGGGCTACGCTACCGGCGGCGCGCTCGGGCCGCTGATGGCCGCGGCCTTCCTGGCCGGCGGCGTGACGACGCCGCTCTACGCGCTGCTCCTCGCCTACACCAACGATTACCTCTCGACGGAGGACATGCCGGCGGCTTCCGGCGGCCTCGTCTTCACCTTCGGTCTCGGCGCCATCGTCGGCCCGCTGGCCACGGGCTGGGCGATGCAGGCGCTCGATCCCTTCGCGTTCTGGCTCGTGCTCGGCGCCACCTTCGTCGCGATCGCCGTCTACGCGCTTTATCGCATGACGCAGCGTGCGATCGTGCCGGTCGACGAGACGCAGAGCTATCTCGGCGTGGTGCCCACCGCCTCGCCGGTCGCGGTCGAGGCGGCGAGCGCCTGGGCCGTCGAGCAGGCGGAGGCGGAGAGCCGGCAGGAGACGGAGGAGAGCGAGGGGGAGATCGAGAAGGCGGAGGCCGAGCGGAAGCGCGAAGCGGAGCCGCATCCGCAGAAGTGA
- a CDS encoding IS481 family transposase, whose protein sequence is MPFEERSRMTSRIAFCREASLPDANVRACCRRYGISQTTGYKWLARYAQGGEAALEERSRRPAHSPARTPPDIEGRVVAIRRAHPAWGGRKISALLERELDVAPAPSTVTKILRRHGLLDGPGAGEPRAYQRFEHAEPNDLWQMDYKGHFALAAGGRCHPLTVTDDHSRFALVLEACCDQRGATVRQKLERAFEEYGLPLRMLFDNGPPWGTGGPERFTPLTVWLMDLGIRISRGRPYHPQTQGKEERFHGTIQREILDRHAFATLEDAQAAFDAWRRIYNTIRPHEGIDLQRPADRYRPSRRPMPKKVEEPRYGPTTSCARSRTRAASTCADASSQPPGPSSESPSPCARPTSMVSSPSATETPRSRQSICDRLSSNPSTMSVNTRPPCPASEHSV, encoded by the coding sequence ATGCCGTTCGAGGAGCGTTCACGAATGACGTCACGCATCGCGTTCTGCCGCGAGGCGAGCTTGCCGGATGCCAACGTTCGGGCATGCTGCCGGCGGTACGGGATCTCGCAGACCACCGGCTACAAGTGGCTGGCCCGCTATGCGCAGGGCGGGGAGGCCGCTCTGGAGGAGCGGTCGAGACGCCCTGCGCATAGCCCGGCTCGCACGCCGCCGGACATCGAGGGGCGCGTCGTCGCGATCAGGCGCGCCCATCCGGCATGGGGCGGGCGCAAGATCAGCGCTCTTCTCGAGCGCGAGCTCGACGTCGCGCCGGCCCCCTCGACGGTGACCAAGATCCTCCGGCGCCACGGCCTGCTGGACGGCCCGGGCGCAGGGGAGCCGAGGGCCTATCAGCGCTTCGAGCATGCCGAGCCGAACGACCTCTGGCAGATGGACTACAAGGGTCACTTCGCCCTCGCCGCCGGCGGCCGCTGTCATCCGCTCACCGTCACCGACGACCATTCCCGCTTCGCCCTCGTGCTGGAGGCCTGCTGCGACCAGCGCGGAGCGACCGTCCGGCAGAAGCTCGAACGGGCTTTCGAGGAATACGGCCTGCCCCTGCGCATGCTGTTCGACAACGGGCCGCCCTGGGGCACGGGAGGCCCCGAACGCTTCACCCCGCTGACCGTCTGGCTGATGGATCTCGGCATCCGCATCAGCCGCGGCCGACCCTATCATCCCCAGACCCAGGGCAAGGAGGAGCGCTTCCATGGCACGATCCAGCGCGAGATCCTCGATCGGCACGCCTTCGCCACGCTGGAGGACGCGCAGGCCGCCTTCGACGCCTGGCGCCGGATCTACAACACGATCCGTCCCCACGAAGGCATCGACCTCCAGCGTCCCGCCGATCGCTATCGCCCCAGCCGAAGGCCGATGCCCAAGAAGGTCGAGGAGCCCCGCTACGGCCCGACGACATCGTGCGCAAGGTCCAGAACTCGGGCCGCATCCACCTGCGCGGACGCCAGCTCCCAGCCCCCAGGGCCCTCGTCGGAAAGCCCGTCGCCCTGCGCGCGACCGACATCGATGGTGTCTTCACCCTCTGCTACCGAAACACCAAGATCGCGACAATCGATCTGCGACAGGCTATCGTCCAACCCGTCCACGATGTCCGTGAACACCCGTCCACCATGTCCGGCGTCTGAACACAGCGTCTGA
- a CDS encoding 3-hydroxyacyl-CoA dehydrogenase NAD-binding domain-containing protein: MAVSIERRGDVALVVVDNPPVNATSQAVRAGLVDAAERIDADAEIRAALLICRGRTFIAGGDVTEFDRPPVEPHLPDVVMRLETAAKPWCAAIHGTALGGGLEIALGCRFRVAAPDAKVGTPEVNIGIIPGAGATIRLPRVAPLPLAARMLSGGKPIGAAQAREAGILDALIEGDLVEGALAFLDDALRRDLPPATLERPTPDAPEEGFWEGAKKDLPRNLRGQTAPLEALRVLRVALEQPASEALADERATHLALRASFEAKALRHLFFAERAAAKAPVAAKPGPVASAGVIGGGLMGAGIAAAFLDAGLPVALLERDAAALERGRANVAKIYEGAVSRGRMSEAQRDAVLARLTASTDMAALAEADVIVEAVFEDLAVKREVFAKLDAVAKPGALLATNTSYIDPGAIAEATSRPGSVVGLHFFSPANVMRLLEVVRPDSASDEAIATAWAVAKTIGKVPVLAGVCEGFIGNRILKVYRRASEALLLDGVRPEAVDAAMRGFGMPMGPFEMQDFAGHDIAAAMRKAARERGETVHAPVSDRLVAEGRIGRKAGAGWYDYPEGSRDKQPSETVAAIVAEECAKAGRTPRALDAEAIRRRILYPMADEGATILKEGIARSAAAVDLVETLGFGFPRTSGGLLFWAEGQGLAKIVAALEADDVFAPSEALREAAAAGSFTALEQGEA; the protein is encoded by the coding sequence ATGGCCGTCAGCATCGAGCGCCGCGGCGACGTCGCCCTCGTCGTCGTCGACAACCCGCCCGTCAACGCCACCTCGCAGGCGGTGCGCGCCGGGCTCGTCGACGCGGCCGAGCGGATCGACGCCGATGCGGAGATCCGCGCGGCGCTCCTGATCTGTCGCGGGCGCACCTTCATCGCCGGCGGCGACGTCACCGAGTTCGACCGCCCGCCGGTGGAGCCGCACCTGCCCGACGTGGTGATGCGGCTGGAGACCGCCGCCAAGCCCTGGTGCGCGGCGATCCACGGGACGGCCCTCGGCGGCGGGCTCGAGATCGCGCTCGGCTGCCGCTTCCGCGTCGCGGCGCCGGACGCGAAGGTCGGCACGCCGGAGGTGAATATCGGGATCATTCCCGGCGCCGGCGCCACGATCCGCCTGCCGCGGGTCGCGCCCCTGCCGCTCGCCGCGCGGATGCTGTCCGGCGGCAAGCCGATCGGCGCGGCGCAGGCGCGCGAGGCCGGGATCCTCGACGCGCTGATCGAGGGCGATCTCGTCGAGGGTGCGCTCGCCTTCCTCGACGACGCCCTGCGCCGGGACCTGCCGCCCGCGACGCTGGAGCGCCCGACGCCGGACGCGCCGGAGGAGGGCTTCTGGGAGGGCGCGAAGAAGGACCTGCCGCGGAACCTCCGCGGCCAGACCGCCCCGCTCGAGGCGCTTCGCGTCCTGCGCGTCGCGCTGGAGCAGCCGGCTTCCGAGGCGCTCGCGGACGAGCGCGCCACCCATCTCGCGCTCAGGGCGAGCTTCGAAGCGAAGGCGCTGCGCCACCTCTTCTTCGCCGAGCGGGCCGCCGCCAAGGCCCCCGTCGCGGCGAAGCCCGGCCCGGTCGCCTCCGCCGGCGTGATCGGCGGCGGGCTGATGGGGGCGGGCATCGCCGCCGCCTTCCTCGACGCCGGGCTCCCCGTCGCGCTGCTCGAGCGCGACGCGGCGGCGCTGGAGCGCGGGCGCGCCAACGTCGCCAAGATCTACGAGGGCGCGGTCTCGCGCGGTCGCATGAGCGAGGCGCAGCGCGACGCCGTGCTCGCCCGGCTCACGGCCTCGACCGATATGGCCGCCCTCGCCGAGGCGGACGTGATCGTCGAGGCGGTGTTCGAGGATCTCGCCGTCAAGCGCGAGGTCTTCGCCAAGCTCGACGCCGTGGCGAAGCCGGGCGCGCTGCTCGCCACCAACACCTCCTACATCGATCCCGGCGCCATCGCGGAGGCGACGAGCCGGCCGGGATCGGTGGTGGGCCTGCATTTCTTCAGCCCGGCCAACGTCATGCGCCTGCTCGAGGTGGTTCGCCCCGACAGCGCGTCCGACGAGGCGATCGCCACCGCCTGGGCCGTGGCGAAGACGATCGGCAAGGTGCCGGTGCTGGCGGGGGTCTGCGAAGGCTTCATCGGCAACCGCATCCTCAAGGTCTATCGCCGCGCCTCCGAGGCGCTGCTCCTCGACGGCGTGCGCCCGGAGGCGGTCGACGCCGCGATGCGCGGCTTCGGCATGCCGATGGGCCCGTTCGAGATGCAGGACTTCGCCGGCCACGACATCGCCGCCGCCATGCGCAAGGCGGCGCGCGAGCGCGGCGAGACCGTCCACGCGCCCGTCTCCGACCGGTTGGTGGCGGAGGGCCGCATCGGCCGCAAGGCGGGAGCGGGCTGGTACGACTATCCGGAAGGATCGCGCGACAAGCAGCCCTCGGAGACGGTCGCCGCCATCGTCGCCGAGGAATGCGCCAAGGCCGGCCGCACGCCGCGCGCTCTCGACGCCGAGGCGATCCGCCGGCGCATCCTCTACCCCATGGCCGACGAGGGCGCGACGATCCTGAAGGAAGGAATCGCCCGCAGCGCCGCCGCCGTCGATCTCGTCGAGACGCTCGGCTTCGGCTTCCCGCGCACGAGCGGCGGGCTGCTGTTCTGGGCCGAGGGCCAGGGCCTGGCGAAGATCGTCGCGGCGCTCGAGGCGGACGACGTGTTCGCGCCCTCCGAGGCCCTGCGCGAGGCCGCCGCGGCGGGCTCGTTTACGGCACTGGAGCAGGGCGAGGCGTGA